In Heterodontus francisci isolate sHetFra1 unplaced genomic scaffold, sHetFra1.hap1 HAP1_SCAFFOLD_51_2, whole genome shotgun sequence, a single window of DNA contains:
- the LOC137363034 gene encoding histone H2A-like, producing the protein MSGRGKTGGKARAKAKSHSSRAGLQFPVGRVHRLLRKGNYAERVGAGAPVDLAAVLEYLTAEILELAGYAARDNKKTRIIPRQLQLAVRNDEELNKLLGGETIAQGGVLPNIQAVLLPK; encoded by the coding sequence atgtctggaagaggaaagaccggcgggaaagctcgggccaaggccaagtctcactcctcccgggctggactgcagtttccggtgggccgtgttcacaggctcctgagaaagggtaactatgctgagcgtgtgggtgctggagccccggtcgatctggctgctgtgctcgagtatctgaccgctgaaatcctcgagctggccggttacgcggcccgggacaacaagaagacccgcatcatccccagacaactgcagctggccgtccgcaacgacgaggagctcaacaagctgctgggaggggagaccatcgctcagggcggggtgctgcctaatatccaggccgtgctgctgcctaag